Genomic segment of Arctopsyche grandis isolate Sample6627 chromosome 3, ASM5162203v2, whole genome shotgun sequence:
gagtggagtggtgTGTATCAAATGCCACGCCCGCCCGCTTGACCGggtccatcatcatcatcacaccacacatacacaaattgaattaaaatcgtGGGACGCGGCTTGTATTGGCTTGGCGTGACATCACCGGCAAACTAAACCACTAGCCAGCCATAATGTGTTATCATATCAAACCAACCTCATCACTCACTCATTCATTGGTCATTGGTCATCGGTCAACTGACTCGAGTAAAAGTCTCGAAGGTCACGTCCACTCGAGACGAGATGCACCAGATTCGCCGTTCGAACGATGACATCATCGTCGAGGCTACTCCTCACTATTAATAAACCTGAACCAGAGTCAATGGGCGATGGGCGTTGCCGcttctactactactactatcatactacatacatacatatatcattattattataacattcatacatacacacacacttacatatatttgtatgtacacaaCAACAATACAATTTTCGCTTTGTTCTGTACACTCTCATTTTATTGTTGGATTCATATATTTTGTATCTctcctctttttttttcaaatactatttaggtgtgtgtgtgtgtgtgtgtatccaCAACATTAAGTTAcaggtaatataaaaaaaaaatgcacgcGACGATAACACACTGCACAAGTTATCGCAGGGTGATATTGACTCTTATCAAATTATAAGGTGTTTCTGCCAATAACATGTGTATTtatcatacgtatgtacatattacaatcggttgaaatgaatttgaaattaatcgAACCCTTGCAATACGAAATTCGTTAACGGTTAGAGAAGACGACGTGCAATAATGCCACTGACTCAGTACATGGAGTAATTTCACGGCGACAAATGATTATGATTGTGTCATCATACGtttataaatacacatgtatctaCATACGATACGCGACGTGACACACGACAACAAAATATCACATCCATATTCAGAATAATTACAACTAACGAGAGAACTTTTGAAAAATAGTGTATATGTAATGTGTACAGCCAAAACTGACGCGTGAAACACTTGCGAGAGCGTTCTTATTGATAAATGATCGAGTCGTGGTTACATATAGTAGTACTTGATGTATTTACATCGAGCAATCGTTCAACATGTGAGTTCAAAACACTTCTTCATATATGCATGTCTCGGTTGCGATACAGTTGAACTGTATCGCGAACTCTATAGGTGTACATATgtgattatgaaataaaaaataaaaaaaattgtacagtgGGGTTCTTTGTGAAATTGGAAATAGTTTATTAGTGAAACTGTAcaagttttcatttaaacaaTACAAGTGCGTAAGTGTGTGAgtgcgtgtgtgtgtatatcGACCGTTTTGAAATGGTAATCGAGCTAAACATTCTAACCACTAATACCGGTAATTGGAAGGAAGCGTTTAATGTGAGCGCGATGCACAGCACGGCACGGCACGGCACGATACGATACGATACGATTCGAATCGCCGGTGGATGCGAATTTGACGTTAGAGGTGAGGAAGCGATGGCTTGTTTACGCAtgattgtgaaaataaaaattgtatgcaAGTTGTAGGGCGGGTCGGGCGACCAAGCACCAAGCGACCAAGCGGTGGAGCGGTGGAGCGGTGGAGCGATCGAGCGGGAGACTACTCACTGCGACGAGAGCGTCGTCCGAATCCGAAGGGGCGTAGGCGCCCACCTtggtggtgtgtgtgtgtgtgtgtgctcgtcTGGTCGTCTGGTCGTCGTCTTGGTCGTCGTCTTGGTCGCGGTCGTAGTCGTAGTCGTAGTCGTAGTCGTAGTCGTAGTCGTGGAGAGACTACGCCCTGCGCCTGCAGCTGCTGCTGTCGAAGCGCTGTCAGGCTGACGCTCGCCGTTCGCCACTCGACTCACTCACTGCTCGAGCCGAATCCAAACCGAAACTCGCACTCGCACACAACCAATCGCCATCTTGTCCACCGCTTCCGCAACTTTGCAGCGCGTCCCTCACTCTATATGCCACTGACCACTGACACGATGTCGATGTCAATGTTTATCATGGTGCTTACgaactaaaccaacgacgattttgggccaactttttaaccagcagtagcgtacaaaatatcgaaataaaaattaaattttaaaattgaaatcaaatatcaaaatcaagctaaagagcgagattgagctaaaattagatcatcgttgatgttttgaattacagcaatgttttgaattacgacgataccgcatttaaaaccagagaaatattataatttctttgcgtacgagcgaaaaaaaatattgttaaagtcgtcacgagatgttactgtatttccacgtagatgatcgataaaaaaaaacaattcataaaaaaacgcggtgtcggatgtcggtgatttgtcaaagggttttttttctttcgtcgaaataaaattaataatcacacattatccgataaattttacctctgaaatgatttaattacttgatttatttcgacgagagaaacaattttagaataaaaaaatccgtttgatgtgaccgacaacaccccgggttagcaaaaatcgttatattctcagtaactgcgcattacggggaagtaaaaataataattctttgatttttttttcgatcttagtgcgtatcttcgtaagtcaaaacatcttcgacaaaaacaaaagtcgaggattacctgtatgtgattgttgatgatctaattttaggtcaatctcgaaaatttatttaaattgtgcatgttctgttttaactttcaatatttaattttaattttaatataatgattataattttattttgatacttgaatttaattttaatataataataatagttttaattttgatatttaatttcaatttttaaatttaatttttatttcgatattttgtacgctactggttttaaaagttggcctgtgggccgttcgttggcttggtgcgtacgcaccatcaTACGAAACAGCCTGTCCTTTTCTCATTCACTCACTCACGCACTCATTCGATACAACTACATATTATACCGAGTACACACAATAGTGTATTCGAGTGGTCGACTGTCAACACGAGTCGGTGTTGTGTTCACGCACTCATGCGATTCCTCGATTTctctattgaaattttcatcaatttcaACCGCCTTgactttatttcaaaaaatctcTCTCTCTTTAAAGAGTAACGTGTTTTAGTTTCGAAGAGTTCAAAGGTGCCCACAGACGAACGACATGCCGTGTTGACGACAATGTTGGCGGTTGGCTGGCATTTCTTGTTGGAGTAACGGTTGAGCCGAGTTCGAAATAAAGAAAGTGATGTTGAGCAGCCAAGTCGTTTGTTTGGTGTGGCCCTCtcaaaagctacatatgtacatatgtatgatacacaTTCGGTGGTGGTGTTTAAGTGACGCGCGCCCCAGTAGAAAGGCGACTGGTATGACGTCATATATAAACATAGGAATGTGACGCTAAACGCGAGGACAAGAAGAGGACGTCAGCCGGGAGGGGCTGTCTCTAATCTCGCGCGATGCGGTCACCGCGTTTCGTGCTCCATACCCTagtggtttccggaaacccctcattttatctaaaaattcatataattcttgtcaaaaattatacaaatcttgaaaatttaatcaactcatgtaatagtgcctaggacgaaaaaaaatgtatatacacatatattttcaaaataattttattgaacagaaaattggaaacccgttgttccaaaattggggtgacaccactgtctATACTCTGTTCTGCTCTGCGCTCCAACCACTCACATAACTTCTTATTCATTTATGAACCCTAAACAATGTTCAGGATATTCCCTAacgcaaaacaaaaattatcctTGTACAATATTTTACCTACAAAAATGGTTATTTTATCACGACAACAATGCGCActcttttgtatttatttaagattcgACTGTGACTAaattttaaggtctgttcatacctatccagcacgacccgtattctgcaagtgcggatagtattctttggtacattgtatggacgtattcatactccatatataatattgttgcgtacgggtgggtggaggatccaagtaaaaggccaacagtcgtttcacagcatttattgatgattaaggagttacacacactgtcactgctccgtccagaatgacatgatatcgcctacgtaccgccttataaagggtagatctctcaggacgcctaatctgtttacctgttgtacagtcacgtattcggatatgtatttccacaacattgggtctccccgtaccgattctgagaaataactaataacggtcattgttagagtccagatataatccttggaagtaagtgcctgcatttagttaatccgataacagatatccgttggtctaagtgcaattcgctcaatccgcggcgtacgtaacaatatactaaagaatactgtccgtacttgcaggattcgggtcgtgctggataggtatgaaccattgatgtatattatacatcaatggtatgAAAAGACCTTTACTCGGTTGTAAATGTTAATGGTCACGGGAGTTTGAAATGTCGTGTTGCGTTTTCCTTCGGGCGGACGCTCGAAAGTAGGCATATTTTTGACGACTGGCAACCGCGACAAAGTGACAGGTCGACAGAGACGTTTGACAGCCAGGGTGGGGCGGGGCCGGGCTGTGTTGGACTGAACAAAACTCTATATTTCATTCGTGTCGAAAGTACCTACAATATTACATTCCAGTCTATTTCATTTGCACATTCGTATAGATATATCGATCAAAATGAGACATCGTGAGAACCGTATCGTTCTTACCGTAACCCCCCACATTCGAAAAAATCATTCATTGTTATTAATATGTGTAGAGTAAGTGATCGTTTACAATATCATTGTGTACACAACACTCACATAAGCATATACTTTTATGCGTGTGCGATACGTACTCACTCACCACTATCTGTTTTTTAGGTGGACCGGTACCGGTATCGGTAAATCGGAGCGATGACGGCTTCACCATGAAACTGTCGTTGAGAGTtgtcaaattgaaaaacgccattatgataaatgtgatattttttatcGGCGGATGCCTCCTCACTTTGAGTTTGGTGAACGTCGAATCTCAAGGTGTCATCGACGCCACATCTTTTTCGATGGTTTCActgaaaaagtatgaaaaacaGTCGGTCAAATACGTGACTGTCGTCCTGACGGCGCCAGATAATGCGGAAAGGAGAAACGCCATCAGAGACACTTGGTTAAAATTGCCGGCGTTGAATTTCAACTCGTCGGTGCACTTGGACGAAGCGGTGCCTCCAGATTTTAGACACTACTTCGTCATCGGCACGGCCGGCGTCAGCGAGCGGACGTCGAGAGATCTCAAAGTTGAACAGTCGCTTCACGGCGACATTTTATTCCTGCCCCACTTCGAAGACCGCTATGAGTCTCTGACGAAAAAGCTACTCGCCACTCTGCAGTGGCTCGATATGACTTTTCCAAATTTGTTGTATGTCTTGAAATGCGACGACGATTCTTTCGCTAGAATGGATGTGTTTTTGGCAGAATTTAACGCCAGGAAACGGCAATTTTTGAAAACCGATTCAGGTCACATCGACAAGAACGAGATGTTATATTGGGGGTATTTTAAAGGAAACGCACGCGTGAGATTGGAGGGTCGGTGGGCTGAACCGGATTGGATCTTGTGCGATAGATATCTGCCGTACGCTTTGGGAGGTGGTTACGTTATATCCGGCGGCATAGTCAGATTCATCTCGAAAAATGCCAACTACTTGCAGCTGTACAAATCGGAGGACGCGGCAGTCGGCGTTTGGACGGCTTCTCTAGCCAACGTGAACCGGATACACGATTCGAGATTCGACACGGAATGGGCATCGAGAGGATGCGAACATTCATCGATTATTCGCCATAAACAATCACCGAAGGAAATGAGAGAAATGTACACCAATTTGGTCAAGTCGAAGGGCGTCAAACTATGTTCAGTCGTCAATTCGATTCGTCCATCGTATCAGTATAATTGGAAAGTTCTTCCGTCTTCGTGCTGCAGTCGCAAGAAATAATGTTTATACCAACATAtgcatttgtgtgtgtgtgtgtatgctcatatgattatttttgatatctatttctgaaaaatcaaatatattatatatactttcaTTCGCAAAGAaatgcttattttttttactcataCTTGATAGCATTTACAGGCAGAGGAATAAAGGATCGAAAGAGATGTTCTCTAAGGGGATATCCAAAGTCTagttgtatttttctttttttttttaatgtttttctggTTTCAGTGATAAATTACAAAATCACATAATCAGACAGGCAGATAGTTTAATTATCGGCGATGGTTACCTCAACCTCGACACCAGGTTCGAGATTGATTGTGGTGATTTGTTTGACGATCTCGGACGGTGACTGCAGATCGATGACTCGCTTGTGGATTCTCATCTGGAAGCGATCCCAGGTTTTGGAACCTTCACCGCAAGGGGTTTTGCGAGTGGTGATTCGGAGAATCTTGGTGGGCATTCTCACCGGGCCCTGAAATTgagcaaaaatattttgttaataatcgtGTCCACGGCGAAACGCCAGCCAGCGTGAGAAAACATTGAAAACTTACTTTGACGCGAAGTTTCTGTTTCTTGGCGTTGGCGACCAGACCGGTGCACACCTTCTCCAGAGACCGGACATTGCGAGATGTCAAAGTGATCCTGATGTGATGGATCAACGAAGCTTCGGCTGTGGGCTTCTCCATATCCTTGCCGGACGCTACTGCCGCCTGAAATCATCAATAACGAATGCTTCATTATTTTTAACGCTGTGATTggattgggttgggttgggttgggttaggttaggttagacgCGCGTGACACGTGTCGCCCGCTCAGAGGCGTTCACACGAAGCCATGACGCGACATTTGGGAACGGATAAGAAGAGGCCGAGGCGAGAGTCTTCTACTCACCATTTTGAGTCACTACCGGTCGAGATAATCAACTTCACTCGGGAAAATTGACCAGCGCTGAACCGGCCGCGAGCTGAGCAGGAAGTGAACGAACTGTCAAGTTTCGGCGGTCGCGATACCACCGTCAACTACTGCACAATTCTATTTCCGCTTTTGTAtcagattttaatacaaatcacacattaaaatatattattgtattttattttacaatttttacgctttatttttgagttttgaagacataatttaaataaaacactaTTTTGACTCAATTGCCACAGTTGGCCGTAGTAAGTCGACCATTTCATTGTTAAATATAGAAATCTCACATTTACGTTTGTGAGTTAATTTTCATATTGTCAAATTTTGAGTTTGTGAAGTGTTTGCGTTCTACAATTGAAGAATGCAGTGTTTCTCAAACTGTCTTATCGACATTTTTGGAAGAATAAGAGTGTTCTTTCGTCACGGGACTGATTGGGGACGGAAGAAGTCCGGATAATCGTATAATTGACAAGGAAAGAAAAGAACATTTAGTGTAAATAGtatgttcaattatttttttttgattaaaagttCATAGCTATTCTTTTTGAAGGTGTCAAATCACGAATATTTTTAAgacggtaaatggattatttcgcacatccCGACAATCGTTGgcagttctcgttagtatggtaGTTGGCGCGGGTAAGTTTTTGGCACACATAGGCGCCGTAAAAAAAAGGGCGTctaaaatatttcgaaaaattttataaatatttcgttGACCGAAGAACGAAACATTAATACACAAATTTCTCATAAGCCGTCATGCTTTTGCCATATATCAGAATAACGAtctgatacatatgtaatatttagaaACTACTTTACCAAAagctaaaaatttttttttcgttaatttcacaaatttactaaattttgttagatctctatttttatttggcattgtatttatttttgtatcgtattgtacatttttattttgtatttaattgtgtatttgaatatttttcttaGGCACCAAAGGCGCCTTGCACACAGGCGCAAAAATTGCACACGAGCCGGCTCTGCATATAAGTTGTCTCGAGTTACACTCTTCTTGGTTCTCAAACCACTTTATGGCGATATTTAAACATTGAACATCTTCAGAATAATCTGATAATCTCCTCGTCGTCTTCTTGATTTTGATCCTAAAATACCATAAATTTccataattatttattcatcaGTCAAAAATTTAATTCTTACTCCAATGTCTTGATTTTTATGAGATGTCCACcccacagagtacagcggtcggaatACTTGCTATTCCGCTTGCACCAATGCTATCTGCGTCACAAACACGGACCACAAGAAAACCTTTCTAACGCAATTAccactcgagttagtacgtttagataaaacaaatattgaaatagaaaaccaatccttataaacttggtgaaataaaaaactagccaaataaacgcataatgcatgattgaaaaaatatatatttatgactttttaaattcgctagataattaattataagtattttaaagcaattaaatatgaaaatcaataggaaaaacatcagacttttgattccaatactcattttcaaaacagcaatactagatttcgaGTTAAAAACCGCAAAagtaaaaaaactgtaaaaattgcgcatattttaaacgctcatatctcgtaaacgagagcgaaccaacaaaaatcattatcatattcgaattcagtgggtcaaatttaatatagatagattagtctccgctctccattagtctaattttttttgttgacatCTGCATGAGTGCTATCTTAAAATAAAGGGCAAGTctttttttaaaaaggttttatcTCTCcagttattgttttaaatacaaaaaaatatcagatttttccttgacaaatttttgaaaacttactttgcctcttatatttttttcttttgacacacgtggttgtatttgttttcatttgattaaataaacaatataaaccaaaaaaaattttttgactaacataccactttttacttgggcagtattagcaattaactgagattttgatgtttttactcAAAATCtttaagaatgaaaaaaaaaaaacaaaaccgtaagactttggactgaggTATGTGTGACTCAAAATGGTCTAAAttatatgagctatcaaccctttaatCAGTGGTGTTactccaattttggaacaacgggtttccaatttttttttcaaaaaatttatttaaaaaaaaaaaaaatatatatatacatatatgtagggtcGGAATTGAAAGAAAGGCTGAtatatgggctatggctgagaaagagtattttacgactgattgtgagaaggggatgaaaaggggcAGAGATGTAATGGTTAGTCGCAGTTGAacctgtgctccgcgcggttggtcgataaacctccgcacgtatcgtcttaataaacaacatgactgaaaacgcacgtgtttgatcttcacctcaaccgccacatcccaaccgtggtcctgaacagcgtcatctgtcaggattctctaccacatatatgtatatatacacattttgctatcgtccaaggcactattacacgaaagttcattaaattttcaagatttgtataatttttgacaaaaattatatgaatttttagattaaaagacggttttttagattaaaattagAGTGTCGAAGgctctacaaaattttagatcagaGCGCTAATTTttactcggcaaattctattaATTGGGCGAAGGCGCATtccgttttatattatattatgcttatcaaaaaaaaatatttatttaatatacggcaaagccgatagacccaaggggtttgatcacacatattttaacaaattatacatatttgcaaattaaatgagaaaaataaaatacataaaaaacaatattaaaataaaaataagagcaaaaaaaaaacagaaatacgattttgggaaagaagaattacagaaatcctttagttttaaaaaaaatatcaagcttattcttaaaaatattaaagttaTCACAGGTTACcatatcattgggaagactattccaaactgaaaccactctgtttgaaaagaaggaatctctgatcaatttattacatttttcttttttgagtCTAAGGGAGTgaacctctgaggtgagtgtttacgttgaatgtaataagattagatatatgacaattataatgattattaagtattttatagatttcgattaagtcacctctagttcttctcgtctccaatgtagtgagattcattcttttcaatctttcgttataagaaagtgatttaagttcagaaggaatctttgtaattctcctttgaaccctttcaatacatgtaatatcctcttaaaatgaggattccatatcttaaaagcgtattctagttttggtctgatgaaagttttatatatttttgataaaatagttaAGTTCAGAAAATAGGGTGCAAGGGCGGGCCGACACTGGGAGGTAGGTATTCTGGAAAACAGATTATTATGAAACGTCTTGTAATGATTGTggaaattatgataatttttagATTAGTCTAATGGATGATCTATCATAGTTCTACAAAGAAAGTAAGTTTCATAACACTAGTGTTTGATTTGATGACTGATTTAATCTATTACTCACATGTTTTGTATTTAGAATCAAAAAAGCATTgatatatttgaatcgaaagaaAACAGCTGGCCTCTAAAGATTTCGATTTTGGAAGAACAGATTATGTATCAGTTTTGGTCGACGATTGGATATCGATCATTGGcagattcatatttatataattggattaaatgataaaatatgatGTTATGGATCGGATGAAACATTGGCGTTCTTTTGTAGCAACAATTGGACAAACTTTTGGAAATCACTATAAACTACTATTcaaatatgaacatacatacatatgtatgtatgatggtttaaatattattttacatttaaactaagttgtatatttgtattttttcgattGATTAACTTTAAAATCAACACaggactatttgaatgagaagaatgattggtaatttatttata
This window contains:
- the beta3GalTII gene encoding beta-1,3-galactosyltransferase 6 is translated as MVIELNILTTNTGNWKEAFNVSAMHSTARHGTIRYDTIRIAGGCEFDVRGEEAMGGSGDQAPSDQAVERWSGGAIERETTHCDESVVRIRRGVGAHLGGVCVCVCSSGRLVVVLVVVLVAVVVVVVVVVVVVVVERLRPAPAAAAVEALFEEFKGAHRRTTCRVDDNVGGWLAFLVGVTVEPNLYSVVNVNGHGSLKCRVAFSFGRTLESRHIFDDWQPRQSDRSTETFDSQGGAGPGCVGLNKTLYFIRVESGPVPVSVNRSDDGFTMKLSLRVVKLKNAIMINVIFFIGGCLLTLSLVNVESQGVIDATSFSMVSLKKYEKQSVKYVTVVLTAPDNAERRNAIRDTWLKLPALNFNSSVHLDEAVPPDFRHYFVIGTAGVSERTSRDLKVEQSLHGDILFLPHFEDRYESLTKKLLATLQWLDMTFPNLLYVLKCDDDSFARMDVFLAEFNARKRQFLKTDSGHIDKNEMLYWGYFKGNARVRLEGRWAEPDWILCDRYLPYALGGGYVISGGIVRFISKNANYLQLYKSEDAAVGVWTASLANVNRIHDSRFDTEWASRGCEHSSIIRHKQSPKEMREMYTNLVKSKGVKLCSVVNSIRPSYQYNWKVLPSSCCSRKK
- the RpS20 gene encoding ribosomal protein S20, which gives rise to MAAVASGKDMEKPTAEASLIHHIRITLTSRNVRSLEKVCTGLVANAKKQKLRVKGPVRMPTKILRITTRKTPCGEGSKTWDRFQMRIHKRVIDLQSPSEIVKQITTINLEPGVEVEVTIADN